A window of Microbacterium luteolum contains these coding sequences:
- a CDS encoding carbohydrate ABC transporter permease, producing MTTPATAKRRTTRKTIPGTGGRTASVFLIPFFALFALTMIAPVIYAIGMSLFAEKRSGLGFGGSTTEFVGLGNYFEVLSDRTFTDGFGRLALYCLLYVPSLLVVALVLALLLDSAVAYAKRAFQLLLFLPHAVPGVIAALIWAYLYTPGVSPIVKALESGGIGIDFLSVQLVLPSMVNIAVWEWAGYNVIILFTALQAVPREILEAARVDGAGEIRTAFSIKTPLVWPAIGVALLFTVIGSLQLFTEPKILSSATTAVTSTWVPNMWAYDAAFNRNNLPQAAAASIILALLAGLLSFVVTRFTSKEPTR from the coding sequence ATGACAACTCCCGCAACCGCGAAGCGGCGGACGACGAGGAAGACGATCCCGGGAACGGGCGGGCGCACCGCCTCCGTCTTCCTGATCCCCTTCTTCGCCCTGTTCGCGCTGACGATGATCGCCCCGGTGATCTATGCGATCGGCATGAGCCTCTTCGCCGAGAAGCGCAGCGGCCTCGGGTTCGGTGGCTCGACCACCGAGTTCGTCGGGCTCGGGAACTACTTCGAGGTCCTGTCCGACCGTACCTTCACCGACGGATTCGGGCGGCTCGCCCTCTATTGCCTGCTCTACGTCCCGTCTCTTCTCGTGGTCGCCCTCGTTCTCGCACTGCTGCTCGACTCGGCCGTCGCCTACGCCAAGCGGGCGTTCCAGCTGCTGCTGTTCCTGCCGCACGCCGTCCCCGGTGTCATCGCGGCTCTCATCTGGGCCTACCTCTACACCCCGGGGGTGAGCCCGATCGTGAAGGCCCTGGAATCCGGCGGGATCGGGATCGACTTCCTCTCGGTGCAGCTCGTGCTCCCCTCCATGGTCAACATCGCCGTGTGGGAGTGGGCGGGCTACAACGTGATCATCCTCTTCACCGCTCTCCAGGCCGTGCCCCGCGAGATCCTCGAGGCCGCACGCGTCGATGGCGCCGGTGAGATCCGCACGGCCTTCTCGATCAAGACCCCGCTCGTGTGGCCCGCCATCGGCGTGGCTCTGCTGTTCACCGTCATCGGATCCCTCCAGCTGTTCACCGAGCCGAAGATCCTGTCCTCCGCGACGACCGCGGTCACCAGCACCTGGGTGCCGAACATGTGGGCGTACGACGCGGCGTTCAACCGCAACAACCTGCCGCAGGCCGCAGCCGCCTCCATCATCCTGGCGCTTCTCGCCGGCCTGCTGTCGTTCGTCGTCACCCGATTCACCTCGAAGGAGCCGACGCGATGA
- a CDS encoding TIGR00266 family protein, with amino-acid sequence MKSSISGTTMPVLEVTLDPGERIVAEGGDVAWMSAGFALDTSTVHGTGGQGGFMSGLKRVLGGAQLFLTEYTAPAQGGLVAFAAQLPGTIRQIDIDAADQFMVQAGSYTASTSDVQVSVGLQKKLGAGIFGGAGVVFQKLTGSGTAWVQLAGEITEYTLAAGQSLLIHPGHLAMFDASMDLQFTSIKGIKNKFFGDSLFLAEIHGPGRIWLQSMTPAKLAAAIEPYLPDRSSGSSNS; translated from the coding sequence ATGAAGTCATCCATCTCAGGAACGACCATGCCCGTGCTCGAAGTCACCCTCGACCCGGGCGAGAGGATCGTGGCGGAGGGCGGGGACGTGGCCTGGATGTCGGCGGGGTTCGCTCTGGACACGTCGACCGTGCACGGCACCGGAGGACAGGGCGGCTTCATGAGCGGTCTGAAGCGCGTGCTGGGTGGAGCGCAGCTGTTCCTCACCGAATACACCGCTCCGGCGCAGGGTGGTCTCGTCGCGTTCGCGGCGCAGCTGCCCGGGACGATCCGGCAGATCGACATCGACGCGGCCGATCAGTTCATGGTGCAGGCCGGGTCGTACACGGCGAGCACGAGCGACGTCCAGGTCTCGGTGGGGCTGCAGAAGAAGCTCGGCGCCGGTATCTTCGGCGGCGCGGGAGTCGTGTTCCAGAAGCTCACCGGCTCCGGCACCGCATGGGTTCAGCTCGCCGGCGAGATCACGGAGTACACGTTGGCGGCGGGGCAGTCCCTGCTCATCCATCCGGGGCATCTCGCGATGTTCGACGCGAGCATGGATCTGCAGTTCACGTCGATCAAGGGCATCAAGAACAAGTTCTTCGGTGACTCGCTGTTCCTCGCCGAGATCCACGGCCCCGGACGCATCTGGCTGCAGTCGATGACGCCCGCGAAGCTCGCGGCCGCCATCGAGCCCTACCTGCCCGACCGCTCGTCCGGGTCGAGCAACTCCTAG
- a CDS encoding carbohydrate ABC transporter permease, whose translation MTSVIDRPAPRAAAPAKPPRTPRRNLAGGRHLPSKVAVNGLLILGSAYMVLPLLWLVFAATKNAGELYSGDAFAFGSDLVANMQRLLGQDDGIFLRWLGNSILYAGVGAIVGGFVSLMAGYAFDKFEFRGKRGLYASVLVGVLIPNTATVIPLYLLAASIGLTNTIWAVLIPTLCNPFSVYLARVFSSGYLPAETLEAARVDGAGPIRSFLQVGFPMLVPGFVTIALFQFVGIWNNFMLPLIMLQNRDLFPSSVGIALWQSQVQQNPEFSTLVIAGSFVSVLPLIIAFVMLQRFWRAGLSAGSVK comes from the coding sequence ATGACCTCCGTGATCGACCGTCCGGCGCCCCGCGCCGCGGCACCCGCGAAACCGCCGCGGACCCCACGCCGGAACCTGGCGGGCGGGCGTCACCTGCCGTCGAAGGTCGCGGTCAACGGCCTGCTGATCCTCGGCTCCGCCTACATGGTGCTGCCGCTGCTGTGGCTCGTGTTCGCCGCGACGAAGAACGCCGGCGAGCTCTACTCCGGAGACGCTTTCGCCTTCGGATCGGATCTCGTCGCGAACATGCAGCGACTGCTCGGCCAGGACGACGGCATCTTCCTGCGCTGGCTGGGCAACAGCATCCTCTACGCCGGCGTCGGCGCCATCGTCGGCGGATTCGTGTCGCTGATGGCGGGATACGCGTTCGACAAGTTCGAGTTCCGCGGCAAGCGCGGCCTCTACGCGTCCGTGCTCGTCGGCGTCCTCATCCCGAACACCGCCACGGTGATCCCGCTCTACCTCCTCGCTGCCTCCATCGGTCTCACGAACACCATCTGGGCCGTGCTGATCCCGACCCTGTGCAACCCGTTCAGCGTGTACCTCGCGCGCGTCTTCTCCTCGGGCTACCTGCCGGCCGAGACGCTCGAGGCCGCACGCGTCGACGGCGCCGGCCCGATCCGCAGCTTCCTCCAGGTGGGCTTCCCGATGCTGGTCCCCGGCTTCGTCACCATCGCGCTCTTCCAGTTCGTGGGCATCTGGAACAACTTCATGCTGCCGCTGATCATGCTGCAGAACCGCGATCTGTTCCCGTCCAGCGTCGGCATCGCGCTCTGGCAGAGCCAGGTGCAGCAGAACCCGGAGTTCTCCACCCTCGTGATCGCCGGCTCCTTCGTCTCGGTGCTGCCGTTGATCATCGCCTTCGTGATGCTGCAGCGGTTCTGGCGGGCCGGCCTCTCCGCGGGGAGCGTCAAATGA
- a CDS encoding substrate-binding domain-containing protein, with protein sequence MTAAARHDAILRELELRGSLTSAVLAARLGVTPMTLWRDLVALEQRGLLARVHGGAISLAVAQQQSREDGSGARARPRPVATIGMIVPTTQYYFPEVIRGASQAAHESNCRLVVGATNYSSQEEFRQAERLIASGVDALMITPHDTIAGSSPLQRMLEEAGIPIVMVERSVEDHLAGRLEWVRTDHAHGAEVAVRHLAQQGHRAIALAARPSATVAGLDAGFRRAMAAIEPASAFALRRDLSHPQIGDNANIAELDELLDECVAQGITAAILLGDADAMAFLDLVLERGLRVPEDFAVVAYDDEVAAFATVPLTAVAPPKHELGHAALRLCVDRLKQPAGAAHTPVRMALLPALVVRESSVRTA encoded by the coding sequence ATGACTGCTGCCGCCCGGCACGATGCCATCCTCCGCGAGCTCGAACTGCGCGGCTCGCTGACCAGCGCCGTCCTCGCGGCGCGGCTCGGCGTGACCCCGATGACGCTGTGGCGAGACCTCGTCGCTCTGGAGCAGAGGGGACTGCTCGCCCGCGTGCACGGGGGAGCGATCTCGCTCGCGGTCGCTCAGCAGCAGTCCCGCGAGGACGGGTCGGGGGCGCGTGCCCGCCCCCGACCGGTGGCGACCATCGGCATGATCGTGCCGACCACCCAGTACTACTTCCCCGAGGTGATCCGCGGGGCCAGTCAGGCGGCTCACGAGTCGAACTGCCGCCTGGTCGTCGGCGCGACGAACTACTCGTCGCAGGAGGAGTTCCGCCAGGCGGAGCGGCTCATCGCCAGCGGCGTCGATGCACTGATGATCACGCCGCACGACACGATCGCCGGGAGCTCGCCCCTGCAGCGGATGCTGGAGGAGGCGGGCATCCCGATCGTCATGGTCGAGCGATCCGTCGAGGATCACCTCGCCGGACGCCTCGAATGGGTCCGCACCGACCATGCGCATGGGGCGGAGGTCGCGGTGCGTCACCTCGCGCAGCAGGGACATCGGGCTATCGCGCTCGCCGCCCGACCATCGGCGACGGTCGCCGGGCTGGATGCGGGCTTCCGGCGTGCCATGGCCGCGATCGAGCCGGCATCCGCTTTCGCACTCCGCCGTGATCTCTCGCACCCGCAGATCGGTGACAACGCCAACATCGCAGAGCTCGACGAGCTGCTCGACGAGTGCGTGGCACAGGGGATCACGGCAGCGATCCTGCTCGGCGATGCGGATGCCATGGCGTTCCTCGATCTGGTGCTGGAGCGCGGACTGCGGGTTCCGGAGGATTTCGCTGTGGTCGCCTACGACGATGAGGTGGCAGCCTTCGCCACCGTGCCGCTGACCGCCGTCGCGCCGCCCAAGCACGAGCTCGGTCACGCCGCCCTGCGCCTGTGCGTCGACCGTCTGAAGCAACCTGCGGGTGCCGCGCACACGCCCGTGCGGATGGCGCTGCTGCCAGCGCTGGTGGTTCGTGAATCCTCGGTTCGCACCGCCTGA
- a CDS encoding hydroxyacid dehydrogenase, protein MSPRRPVIAFAMPDSVRHRVFPARSMEQYGAIAEVAGHLTEFDSAAARRVLDRVEVLITGWGAPRIDAALLDAAPRLEAVLHAAGTVKPYLDRVVVDRGVRVSSAAAANAVPVAEYAVAMIVLAGKRVLPIARRYRDLRTQFDIEAAFPEMGNHGKRIGIIGASKIGRIVIDMLKAYAFEVVVYDPYLDDAEAAVLGVASVSLDELLRTSDVVSVHAPSLPSTRDLVDARGIGLMRRGATLLNTARGELVDQEALTRRVVAGELFAILDVTVPWILEPDHPLYTAENALLTPHIAGSLGEELGRLSGAMLEELRRIARGEPLLHEIEPDLLAITA, encoded by the coding sequence ATGAGCCCGCGTCGCCCCGTCATCGCCTTCGCGATGCCGGACTCCGTCAGGCACCGCGTGTTCCCGGCCCGCTCGATGGAGCAGTACGGGGCGATCGCGGAGGTCGCCGGCCATCTCACCGAGTTCGACTCCGCCGCCGCGCGCCGCGTCCTCGACCGCGTCGAGGTGCTCATCACGGGCTGGGGTGCACCGCGGATCGATGCGGCACTGCTGGACGCCGCCCCACGGCTCGAGGCGGTTCTGCACGCCGCCGGCACGGTCAAGCCGTACCTCGATCGCGTGGTCGTCGACCGCGGCGTGCGGGTCAGTTCGGCGGCCGCCGCCAACGCCGTGCCCGTCGCCGAATACGCGGTGGCGATGATCGTCCTCGCCGGGAAGCGCGTGCTCCCCATCGCCCGTCGCTACCGGGACCTCCGAACGCAGTTCGACATCGAAGCCGCCTTTCCGGAGATGGGGAACCACGGGAAGCGGATCGGCATCATCGGCGCGTCGAAGATCGGCCGGATCGTGATCGACATGCTGAAGGCCTACGCGTTCGAGGTCGTGGTCTACGACCCCTACCTGGACGACGCGGAGGCGGCTGTCCTGGGCGTCGCCTCGGTCTCTCTCGACGAGCTCCTCCGCACGAGCGACGTCGTCTCCGTGCACGCTCCCTCGCTGCCGTCGACACGCGACCTGGTGGACGCGCGCGGCATCGGCCTCATGCGCCGCGGCGCGACCCTGCTCAACACCGCGAGGGGCGAGCTCGTCGATCAGGAGGCGCTCACGCGCCGCGTGGTCGCCGGCGAGCTCTTCGCGATCCTCGACGTCACGGTGCCGTGGATCCTCGAGCCGGACCATCCGCTGTACACGGCGGAGAATGCTCTGCTCACGCCGCATATCGCGGGGTCGCTCGGGGAAGAGCTCGGCCGGCTCTCCGGCGCGATGCTCGAAGAGCTGCGGCGGATCGCCCGCGGCGAGCCGCTCCTGCACGAGATAGAACCCGACCTCCTCGCCATCACCGCCTGA
- a CDS encoding DUF5074 domain-containing protein: protein MPESSNLTRRTLLLAGVGGALAAAVGVVSPPPAQAAASAFHTGRKGTTITEIGPGIEQYSLMSGVLLDGVVYIGSRNLEPTGILAFDVASGKVIDSTTLATGHSIQALAVDPVRKILYAGILQKAAGSDNLYRWDLADLSAPAVSIGRIGDRDVRDLAVSPDGTVFAVGGGGTGAPALWQYSPSTGAVTSLGVPDAKATLARAVAATDQTVYFGAGSTLGGGTDTSRAALYSYDRASAAFADITPTEMVNDPSIRELAVDGERLLASTAGSLEQSKIAAISLADHTSYELVTSIGKTAKSFAVIDGDVYCANEAGVLRWSPGAAEVEQLPLTIDLGEIWGLDPHDGGLVAVSGYAVVAAFDRDGTMRSEVDLGDAGAPVSAQTCMGIAVGAGFAYVGGNGGIARHDLGSGEVINLRAPGEAKDAEVIGGVLYTGQYNSQGIWSYDPASGEPIHRVASFPSEQNRPLDTHWDDCNRLLLVAAQADTEGGGSLWTYDPATGASTHAINPIDDVQLVRAVVAVDGVAYLGGDNAQKTGPRGTIVAWDPIAHRELWRIETAQANGIGALASHGRYLFALTQRGTLFVIDRPRRQIVHTVDLKSIAPGFVAMKAARGVIYGVSDTTLFRIDPKTFEVTTVVAAINGGWYSGPHLNVDEDGAVYTLRGRTLVKVDDHPRRP from the coding sequence ATGCCCGAATCCTCGAACCTGACCCGTCGCACCCTCCTGCTGGCAGGAGTCGGCGGCGCGCTCGCCGCGGCCGTCGGCGTCGTATCGCCGCCCCCGGCGCAAGCGGCAGCGTCGGCGTTCCACACCGGCCGCAAGGGAACCACGATCACCGAGATCGGGCCCGGAATCGAGCAGTACTCGCTGATGAGCGGGGTACTGCTCGACGGAGTCGTGTACATCGGTTCGCGCAACCTCGAGCCCACCGGCATCCTCGCCTTCGACGTCGCGTCGGGGAAGGTGATCGACTCCACGACCCTGGCCACGGGTCACAGCATCCAGGCGCTGGCGGTCGATCCGGTACGGAAGATCCTCTACGCCGGCATCCTGCAGAAGGCCGCGGGAAGCGACAACCTCTACCGGTGGGACCTCGCCGATCTCTCCGCGCCCGCCGTGTCGATCGGGCGGATCGGCGACCGTGATGTGCGCGACCTCGCCGTTTCCCCCGACGGCACCGTCTTCGCGGTCGGCGGCGGCGGCACCGGCGCCCCGGCCCTCTGGCAGTACTCCCCGTCGACCGGGGCCGTCACGAGCCTCGGGGTGCCAGACGCCAAGGCGACGCTCGCCCGTGCGGTGGCCGCGACCGACCAGACGGTCTACTTCGGCGCTGGCAGCACGCTCGGCGGCGGCACCGACACCAGCCGGGCCGCGCTCTACTCCTACGACCGCGCGTCGGCCGCCTTCGCCGACATCACGCCGACCGAGATGGTGAACGACCCGAGTATCCGCGAACTCGCCGTCGACGGCGAGCGGCTGCTCGCCTCGACCGCGGGCTCCCTCGAGCAGTCGAAGATCGCTGCCATCTCGCTCGCCGATCACACGTCGTACGAGCTCGTCACCTCGATCGGTAAGACGGCCAAGAGCTTCGCCGTGATCGACGGCGACGTGTACTGCGCGAACGAGGCGGGCGTGCTGCGCTGGTCGCCGGGAGCGGCGGAGGTCGAGCAGCTTCCGCTGACCATCGACCTCGGCGAGATCTGGGGCCTCGATCCCCACGACGGCGGACTCGTCGCGGTGTCGGGATACGCGGTCGTCGCGGCCTTCGATCGCGACGGCACCATGCGATCCGAGGTCGATCTCGGTGACGCGGGGGCGCCGGTCAGTGCACAGACCTGCATGGGCATCGCGGTCGGCGCTGGGTTCGCGTACGTGGGCGGAAACGGCGGCATCGCGCGCCACGATCTGGGCAGCGGCGAGGTCATCAACCTCCGCGCACCGGGTGAGGCGAAGGATGCCGAGGTCATCGGCGGCGTGCTCTACACCGGTCAGTACAACTCGCAGGGCATCTGGTCCTACGATCCCGCATCCGGAGAGCCGATCCACCGCGTGGCGTCCTTTCCCTCCGAGCAGAACCGGCCGCTCGACACGCACTGGGACGACTGCAACCGGCTGCTCCTGGTGGCGGCGCAGGCCGACACCGAGGGCGGTGGCTCGCTCTGGACGTACGACCCCGCCACGGGCGCGAGCACGCACGCGATCAATCCGATCGATGACGTGCAGCTCGTCCGTGCGGTCGTCGCCGTGGACGGCGTCGCCTATCTCGGCGGCGACAATGCGCAGAAGACGGGCCCGCGCGGCACGATCGTGGCGTGGGATCCGATCGCCCATCGCGAGCTCTGGCGAATCGAGACCGCGCAGGCGAACGGGATCGGTGCTCTTGCGAGCCACGGCCGATACCTCTTCGCGCTCACGCAGCGGGGCACCCTGTTCGTGATCGACCGCCCGCGTCGGCAGATCGTCCACACCGTCGATCTGAAGTCGATCGCTCCCGGGTTCGTGGCGATGAAGGCGGCTCGTGGCGTGATCTACGGCGTCTCCGACACCACGCTCTTCCGCATCGATCCGAAGACGTTCGAGGTCACCACCGTCGTGGCGGCGATCAACGGCGGCTGGTACAGCGGACCGCACCTCAACGTCGACGAGGACGGGGCCGTCTACACGCTGCGCGGACGCACGCTCGTGAAGGTCGACGACCACCCGCGGAGGCCGTGA
- a CDS encoding TetR/AcrR family transcriptional regulator has product MREQRKRETSRALTKVARRLTADQGFAGFTVEELCAEVGVSRRTFFNYFESKENAVFGFATIDSRQEALEEAFVSERGELLDDFVGLTIHRFGLINPLEDAAELFAVIEQEPRLLKAAFEQIAKNERRDMELIVRRMGDVADADMRAEVMVHSVGALVRLSMDQLLHHHSTDSFETLITRRLELARALYAPSQKAD; this is encoded by the coding sequence TTGAGAGAACAGCGCAAGCGCGAGACCTCGCGCGCGCTGACGAAGGTCGCCAGGCGACTCACGGCGGATCAGGGCTTCGCCGGCTTCACGGTCGAGGAGCTCTGCGCCGAGGTCGGGGTCTCGCGCCGCACGTTCTTCAACTACTTCGAGAGCAAGGAGAACGCGGTCTTCGGCTTCGCCACGATCGACTCCCGGCAGGAAGCCCTCGAGGAGGCGTTCGTCTCCGAGCGCGGCGAGCTGCTGGACGACTTCGTCGGTCTGACGATCCACCGCTTCGGACTCATCAACCCTCTCGAGGATGCCGCCGAGCTCTTCGCGGTCATCGAGCAGGAGCCGCGGCTGCTGAAGGCCGCCTTCGAGCAGATCGCGAAGAACGAACGCCGCGACATGGAGCTGATCGTGCGCCGCATGGGCGATGTCGCCGATGCCGACATGCGCGCCGAGGTGATGGTGCACTCCGTCGGCGCCCTCGTGCGCCTGTCCATGGACCAGCTCCTGCACCACCACTCGACCGATTCCTTCGAGACGCTCATCACCCGACGTCTCGAGCTCGCCCGCGCGCTCTACGCTCCGTCACAGAAAGCCGACTGA
- a CDS encoding Asp23/Gls24 family envelope stress response protein: protein MANVTNAAQAGTPAVAPREAVAPGTTTIEDAVVAKIAGIAAREVSGVYALGGGAARMVGAIRDALNTSDLTQGISVEVGETQVAVDVTIVAEYPVSLQKVADDVRAAIHRAMVDFVGKEVTEVNVTVDDVHIATGDDAAPDER from the coding sequence ATGGCGAATGTGACGAATGCCGCTCAGGCCGGGACCCCGGCCGTCGCGCCTCGCGAGGCCGTCGCGCCCGGCACGACCACGATCGAGGATGCCGTCGTCGCGAAGATCGCCGGCATCGCCGCGCGCGAGGTGAGCGGCGTGTACGCCCTCGGCGGAGGAGCCGCCCGCATGGTCGGCGCGATCCGCGATGCGCTCAACACGAGCGACCTCACGCAGGGGATCAGTGTCGAGGTCGGCGAGACCCAGGTCGCCGTCGACGTCACCATCGTCGCCGAGTATCCGGTCTCGCTGCAGAAGGTCGCCGATGACGTGCGCGCTGCGATCCATCGCGCGATGGTCGACTTCGTCGGCAAGGAGGTCACCGAGGTCAACGTCACCGTCGACGACGTGCACATCGCGACGGGCGACGATGCGGCGCCGGATGAGAGATGA
- a CDS encoding ABC transporter substrate-binding protein → MSLRRTSLSVAALVATSALVAGCAASAPAAEPVKTETPKGEVTFWSFLSGMADVVAAFNASQDDITVKFEEIPNGANGGYTKLSAAIESGSGPDVVGIEYDRLPGFVAAEQLAPVDDLVSEDILGEYDEQVRNLVSFGDAAYALPYDAPPMVIWYRQDVLEAAGVEVPTTWDEFEEAARAVKAVNPDAYLTSFFTNEPQLAPMSWQAGAEWFSVEDESWKVSVDDKKSQEVADYWQRLIDEDLVKAQLGFSDEWTADLNSGVVNAWVGGSWSASALKTRTEASGQAGKWIAAAPPSWDGEPTGALSGGTSFAIPENSENAAAAAVFLEWLVTSPDAIEARGAVGTAYPAYPGLSDVAASVAPVDYYANDIYEVFDEASANLGPWAWGPKYDLTATALKDSVTASPTLSEALTATQQATVDGLEKLGLDIKD, encoded by the coding sequence ATGTCCCTGCGTCGAACTTCCCTCTCCGTGGCGGCACTGGTCGCCACTTCCGCACTCGTCGCGGGCTGCGCTGCCAGCGCTCCCGCGGCCGAACCCGTCAAGACCGAGACCCCGAAGGGTGAGGTCACCTTCTGGTCGTTCCTCAGCGGCATGGCCGATGTCGTCGCCGCGTTCAACGCGAGCCAGGACGACATCACCGTGAAGTTCGAGGAGATCCCGAACGGAGCGAACGGCGGCTACACCAAGCTGTCGGCGGCCATCGAGTCCGGCAGCGGACCCGACGTCGTCGGCATCGAGTACGACCGGCTCCCCGGGTTCGTCGCGGCCGAGCAGCTCGCGCCCGTCGACGACCTCGTCTCCGAGGACATCCTGGGGGAGTACGACGAGCAGGTGCGCAACCTGGTCTCGTTCGGCGATGCGGCCTATGCCCTTCCCTACGACGCGCCGCCGATGGTCATCTGGTACCGGCAGGACGTCCTGGAGGCCGCCGGCGTCGAGGTCCCGACCACCTGGGACGAGTTCGAAGAGGCGGCGCGTGCGGTCAAGGCCGTGAACCCCGACGCCTATCTGACGAGCTTCTTCACCAACGAGCCGCAGCTCGCACCGATGTCCTGGCAGGCGGGAGCCGAATGGTTCAGCGTCGAGGACGAGAGCTGGAAGGTCTCGGTCGATGACAAGAAGTCGCAGGAGGTCGCCGACTACTGGCAGCGCCTGATCGACGAGGACCTGGTCAAGGCGCAGCTCGGCTTCAGCGACGAATGGACCGCGGATCTGAACAGCGGTGTGGTCAACGCCTGGGTCGGCGGCTCCTGGAGCGCGTCCGCGCTCAAGACCCGCACCGAGGCATCCGGTCAGGCCGGCAAGTGGATCGCCGCCGCTCCGCCGTCGTGGGATGGCGAGCCGACGGGTGCGCTCAGCGGAGGCACGAGCTTCGCGATCCCCGAGAACTCCGAGAACGCCGCGGCCGCAGCCGTCTTCCTCGAGTGGCTGGTGACATCACCCGATGCGATCGAGGCGCGGGGCGCCGTGGGCACCGCGTACCCGGCCTACCCCGGGCTCTCCGACGTCGCGGCATCCGTCGCTCCCGTCGACTACTACGCGAACGACATCTACGAGGTTTTCGACGAGGCGTCGGCGAACCTCGGACCGTGGGCCTGGGGACCGAAGTACGACCTCACGGCCACGGCCCTCAAGGATTCCGTCACCGCCTCGCCCACACTGAGCGAAGCGCTGACCGCGACGCAGCAGGCCACCGTCGACGGGCTCGAGAAGCTCGGCCTCGACATCAAGGACTAG
- a CDS encoding MDR family MFS transporter — protein sequence MSATATPTKDAPFLLTKRRIWIIFSALIAGMLLSSLDQTIVSTAMPTIVGQLGGVDHQVWITTAYLLATTIVMPIYGKFGDVLGRRNLFLVAIALFTLASVGCAFATDFWMFVVFRALQGLGGGGLMILSQAIIADIVPANERGKYMGPLGAVFGLSAVAGPLLGGFFVDHMTWQWAFYINIPVGIAAFIIALVALKLPSKKAEKPIDIFGVIFLSIATTCLIFFTDFGGDAEFGWDSLATWAWGAGLLAAATAFVITESRVQDPIIPLSLFRNPIFVNATAIGLVLGIGMFAAIGFVPTFLQMSSGTSAAASGLLMIPMMVGLIGTSIFSGIAISKTGRYRIYPIVGTILTGIAMVSMTTLSATTPIWLICAFLFVFGAGLGLIMQVVVLVVQNAVPASEIGTATSTNNYFREVGASLGTAVFGTIFTTRLTENLLGVFADAGASPDAASQAASTIDPSTLSSLPDEVRDGIVTAYADALAPVFWFLVPFIVLALVLSLFLKQIPLSDQAGLVARGEAISGEEAERLEAELRGTGRTYSGRTDAAAVAAGDDPAGPVGDAETTPTRR from the coding sequence ATGTCCGCCACCGCCACCCCCACCAAGGATGCGCCCTTCCTGCTCACGAAGCGCCGCATCTGGATCATCTTCAGCGCACTCATCGCCGGGATGCTGCTCTCCAGCCTCGACCAGACGATCGTGTCGACCGCGATGCCGACGATCGTCGGACAGCTCGGGGGCGTCGACCACCAGGTCTGGATCACCACCGCCTACCTGCTGGCGACCACGATCGTGATGCCGATCTACGGCAAGTTCGGCGACGTCCTGGGCAGGAGGAACCTGTTCCTCGTCGCGATCGCGCTGTTCACGCTGGCATCCGTCGGCTGCGCCTTCGCCACCGACTTCTGGATGTTCGTCGTGTTCCGCGCCCTCCAGGGCCTCGGAGGCGGCGGTCTGATGATCCTGTCGCAGGCGATCATCGCCGACATCGTCCCCGCGAACGAGCGCGGCAAGTACATGGGCCCGCTCGGCGCCGTGTTCGGCCTCTCGGCCGTCGCCGGCCCCCTCCTCGGCGGATTCTTCGTCGACCACATGACCTGGCAGTGGGCGTTCTACATCAACATCCCGGTCGGGATCGCGGCCTTCATCATCGCGCTCGTGGCGCTCAAGCTCCCGAGCAAGAAGGCCGAGAAACCGATCGACATCTTCGGAGTGATCTTCCTCTCGATCGCCACGACGTGCCTGATCTTCTTCACCGATTTCGGCGGTGACGCCGAGTTCGGCTGGGATTCGCTCGCCACGTGGGCCTGGGGCGCCGGGCTGCTCGCCGCGGCCACCGCGTTCGTGATCACGGAGTCCCGGGTGCAGGACCCGATCATCCCGCTGAGCCTCTTCCGGAACCCGATCTTCGTCAACGCGACGGCGATCGGCCTGGTACTCGGCATCGGGATGTTCGCCGCCATCGGGTTCGTGCCCACGTTCCTGCAGATGTCGTCCGGCACGTCGGCCGCGGCATCCGGCCTGCTGATGATCCCGATGATGGTGGGCCTCATCGGAACGTCGATCTTCTCCGGCATCGCGATCTCGAAGACCGGGAGGTACCGGATCTACCCGATCGTCGGCACGATCCTCACGGGCATCGCGATGGTCTCGATGACCACGCTCTCGGCGACGACACCCATCTGGCTGATCTGCGCCTTCCTGTTCGTGTTCGGCGCAGGCCTCGGACTGATCATGCAGGTGGTTGTCCTGGTGGTGCAGAACGCCGTGCCTGCGAGCGAGATCGGCACCGCGACGAGCACGAACAACTACTTCCGCGAGGTGGGGGCCTCGCTCGGAACGGCCGTGTTCGGGACGATCTTCACGACGCGCCTGACCGAGAACCTGCTCGGCGTGTTCGCCGACGCTGGCGCATCACCGGATGCCGCGTCTCAGGCCGCGTCGACGATCGACCCGTCCACGCTGAGCTCGCTGCCCGACGAGGTGCGCGACGGCATCGTCACCGCGTATGCCGACGCCCTCGCCCCGGTGTTCTGGTTCCTCGTGCCGTTCATCGTGCTGGCGCTGGTGCTGTCGCTGTTCCTCAAGCAGATCCCGCTCTCCGACCAGGCCGGGCTCGTCGCTCGCGGCGAGGCCATCAGCGGCGAGGAGGCGGAGCGGCTGGAGGCCGAGCTTCGCGGCACCGGGCGGACGTATTCCGGACGGACGGATGCCGCAGCGGTGGCCGCGGGAGACGATCCGGCGGGGCCGGTGGGCGACGCCGAGACGACGCCCACCCGCCGCTGA